The Bdellovibrionota bacterium genome includes the window GATGTTTCTGAATGCGGCCGTTGCCAAGGGCGAGGGAAAACGTGCGATGGGCCGCGAAGACCAGATGCTTCAAGAGTTTTCGATCGTGCAGGAAATAGGGCCGCAGGCGTTTGGGAATGGAAAACGTCCAGAACCGGTGCGAGACGTCCGCCAGCGTGTGCTCGATCAGGTCTTCCGCCCAGAGGAGAATTCGCTTTTGGTGGCACGAGGGGCAGAACAGTCGGGTCTTACAAGAGAACGGCACGATCTTCTTCTGCGAACAGGCGTCGCAGGTATACACCGCCACCCCTTCCCGGGGATCGCCACAAACCAGAAACCGCTCCACCGTGTGGTCGACGCACGAACGAAAGAGGCCGAGCAAAAC containing:
- a CDS encoding transposase zinc-binding domain-containing protein; its protein translation is MSGQAAPQVWVEYRARVFHQNPLYRVLYDHYSHFQKVYPTRFQVLLGLFRSCVDHTVERFLVCGDPREGVAVYTCDACSQKKIVPFSCKTRLFCPSCHQKRILLWAEDLIEHTLADVSHRFWTFSIPKRLRPYFLHDRKLLKHLVFAAHRTFSLALGNGRIQKH